DNA sequence from the Longimicrobiales bacterium genome:
GGCACGCTGTCCGGCAATCCGCTCGCAATGGCCGCGGGTATCGCGCAGCTCCTCTTCCTGCGGGAAAGCGAGCCGCACGCAGAGCTGGAGGCGCGCGCGCAGCGGCTCGTCGAAGGCGTCACGAGTGCAGCACGCGAGCTCGGCATCCCGGCGTGGGGCGGTGCGCTGGGCGCGATGTTCGGCTGGCACTTCGTCGAGGGGCCGGTTCGCACGTTCGCCGATGCGCAGCGGGTGGACCTGGAGTTCTTCGCGCGCTTCTACCGCGCCTGCCTGGAACGCGGCGTGTTCCTGCCGGCCTCACCGTTCGAGGCGATGTTCCTCTCGACCGCGCACACGGATGCGGACATCGACCACACGGTCGAGCAGATCACAGCAGCCATGAAGGAGGCGCAGCAATGAGCCGTGCGGCGCGCGCTCTCGTCCTGACCACGCTCCTCGCGGCCGCCTGCCGGCCGGGCGAGCCGACGGGTCCCGCCCCTTCGCCTGGCGGCCTGCCGAGCCGCGAGCCGGTGGTACGCGTCGGCGTGATCGTCGACAGTGCGACGGTGGGCGTCAGCTCCAGCGCGCGCTTCACGATCCTGGAATCGTCCGGTGACGTCGTCGCGCGCGGTGAGCCCGGCGAGGTCTTCGTCGTGCGGAACAGCGGCGGCGTGCTGCGCGGTCAGTCCGACCGCGGAGGGCAGTTCAGCGGCAGCGCGCAGACGCTGCGTGTCCGTGCGGAGAACGACACGGTGCGCCTGGGTGGCCGCCCGTACCGCGGGGAGGCGCTGGTCCGCATCGCGGACAGCGGCGTGACGGCCATCAACGTGCTCGAGCTGGAGGCCTACCTGCTGGGCGTCGTGCCGCGCGAGATCGGGCGCCGTCCGGCGAACGAGATCGATGCGATGAAGGCGCAGGCAGTCGCCGCGCGCACGTATGCGGTCGGCAACATGAACGGCCGCTCCAACCTCGGTTTCGATTTCTACGCGACCGTGCAGGACCAGGTCTACGGCGGCGCGAGCGACGAGGACTCGATCGTGTCGCGGGCCGTGCACGAGACGCGCGGTGAGATCCTCACGCACAACGGCCGCCCGATCCTTGCCTACTACAGCTCGACGTGCGGCGGCAGGACCGCGTCCATCGAGGAGTCGTGGGCCGGCCGCGCGCCGCTGCCGTACCTGCGCTCGGTGTCGGACCGCGTGCCCGGCACCGACCAGCACTACTGCGACACGTCCAGCCGCTTCCGCTGGCAGAACGACTGGACGCGCGAGGAGCTGGTGCAGGTGCTCGGCGAAACACTGCGCGCACACACGCGCGGCGCAGTGCAGAGCGTGCAGCGCGTGAACGACGTGCGCATCGTCGATCGCAACGCGTCCGAGCGGGTCACCATCGACGTCACGGCAGATGGACAGACGTATCGCGTGCGCATGGACTCGCTCCGCTGGGTGCTGCGCACTGAACCGGGCGGGCCGATCCTGAACAGCTCCATGCTGCTCGAGCTCGAGGCCACCACCGGCGACG
Encoded proteins:
- a CDS encoding SpoIID/LytB domain-containing protein, with the translated sequence MSRAARALVLTTLLAAACRPGEPTGPAPSPGGLPSREPVVRVGVIVDSATVGVSSSARFTILESSGDVVARGEPGEVFVVRNSGGVLRGQSDRGGQFSGSAQTLRVRAENDTVRLGGRPYRGEALVRIADSGVTAINVLELEAYLLGVVPREIGRRPANEIDAMKAQAVAARTYAVGNMNGRSNLGFDFYATVQDQVYGGASDEDSIVSRAVHETRGEILTHNGRPILAYYSSTCGGRTASIEESWAGRAPLPYLRSVSDRVPGTDQHYCDTSSRFRWQNDWTREELVQVLGETLRAHTRGAVQSVQRVNDVRIVDRNASERVTIDVTADGQTYRVRMDSLRWVLRTEPGGPILNSSMLLELEATTGDDGTVEHLHVEGGGWGHAIGMCQVGAMGRARAGQSYREILAAYYTGARLERLY